The sequence below is a genomic window from Stigmatopora nigra isolate UIUO_SnigA chromosome 4, RoL_Snig_1.1, whole genome shotgun sequence.
taatatttttgcaaGGCTTCTGACCGATAACTTTAAATTAGGAGATCCTTCATATCCTGCAAAATCTATTTGCAGACCATGACTGAAAAACTAAAACGGAGATTTTGAAAAAGCTCAACTCACTTTGTCATGAGAGTCTTCAAGTCTTTGTCATCCCCCTCGAGTAACTCAAACTTGCTGGTCAGAATGAGGGAGATCTCAGTTTTGGCCTGCTGGTTTAGAACAGCTTCCTTGTTTGTGTCATTGCTATGAACCACTCCTTCACcttattttgaccaaaaaatggaaAGGTTGGTCATTGTCTTCGTTTTGAAGTGATACTGAGCATCCAAGTATTAACGTAATTGTACCAAGTAGCGTCTCAACATCGAGGACATCTCCCAGGTCCTGCAGGAGCTCGTGCAACAGGTCGTTTGGTTCTGGCGAGATGGCTTCCAGATGTTCCAAAAGCAGCTGCATTGATACATTTGATTGTGGTAAGAAGATAGAGTAAAACACCTacaaacattaaatgcaaaagttTTTCAATGAATACCTCTTGATTCAGCATACTTACCGAGTGTGTATTGATTATTTCCTCAATAGAAATATAGATGATGGGCTTACTAAGTGTTACCAGATCGGAGTATTCATCAATATTAAATTTCTCCTCTGGTTCAGGGACATCACAGGCAGACTGGAAAAACAGGCTAGACAGAGTTCAGTAAAGAATTATAAGTTTTTGAATGCAAAATTTGTGTTCCAAATTTGTTAACTTGAAcaatatgttttaatgtttcttttgcAGGGAAATATGCCCaattgaagggaaaataaaaacaaattctaaTGAATTAAAttgcatccaatccatttgaacaggcAGTGAATTAAAGAATGTTCAATTTGTACATTCTCACCGAAACTTTTCATATGTCTGCGATATAAAATCGTTTAATGGCGTCATGTGTGCGTTCTCGCCCTCGAACAACTTGTTAGCAGCAGCGTGCTGTAGCATCTTTGCGACAGATCCCAGGTTGCGACGCTGGTCAACATGAAGTTGGCCTCCAGCCGATAGATCAATGATGTCAAATCCATCAGGAGCTACGATGGCAGGATTCATGTAGCGATAGTACAGCAGATTTCCTACAACCTGCAATAGAAAAGCGATTTTGTCAAATACACTATTCCTGGAGAAAGCACAGAAGTCATATTGAGATGGTTGTGACAACAGAACTGTTTTCCAACAAATAATAAACCACAGAACTGAAGACTTATACCTTAAATAGTTCATCTTCTGATGCATCTGGAAACTTTTCGTGGAGGCAGTTCTTCAGGACTTTCGCTACATATCTCATGCCATAACTGCATGCAAATCAAAAAGGCAAAAGTACTCAAAATTGTTGACATGCATCCATCTGAATGCATCCATGTGAAGAAAATGACGACTAAGGCCAATCATAAATCttgaaaatttggagaaaatagtGACAGCTCTTAATCTTTCCACATTATAAAAAAGGGCTATGTAGTTCTGCCAGAGTCCCTATAAATCATCAGCACCATCTGGTGGCACACTTAGGCCTCTATAAAAACTACAAGTCTTCATACTGTACAATATTTTGCTTGGGAGAGATTTTGAAGAGCTGGCCCAAACTTTCAACTAAGAAATATGATACACATTTACACCAGGTCGCAAAACTTACGGAATGTTATCCAGGGACGACACAATAGAGCTGAGGACTTTATCTGTTGCGGAGCGAAGTGCAATACTGGATGCTTCAAGCCTGTTCCGAACTTCCTCATGTGACATGGCCTGCTCGGGGGTCACTTCATAGGGCAATTTGCTGaggaaccataaaaaaaataaaaatagaaagtcaggAGTCACCAAAATTATCAAACCAAATTATAAAGCACACCATTAATGTGTGACTATCATCTCACAGAGGGTGCACCTAATTATAAGACCCTTTAGTGAATCAATGTACTTAATTTGTTCATTGCTTTGTAACCTTGATATGATTGTTTTTCacagaaatatatttattatgtaGTTCTTTGACGAATACTCATGTTGACCACTTTACTGGAGGAGTCAAGTAACAAGATCATTAAGCACCACTACAATTCTAAAATAGTATAAATggcatagtatatagtatatagtggTATGGTATAGTGTAATGAATGTTCATCTAATGTGTTCACTGAGATCTGTTAAAAAGTGAATCATTCCCATAACAATAGTCCTTTCTTACCTAACTTCTCCAGTGGCGGTTTCTAGCTGGTTGACCCAGGATTTGTAAACATCGACGGGGTTGGTGTTGATGCCAAGATTTTTGTCCTCAATTATATCTTTGACCACTGGAGAGAGCAATTGTCGTAAAGTGTTGTGGCCCCTCGCTCCTCGGTTGAAGCTCACCACCATCTTGACGACTGTGGGATTCCCGGTTACAATATCTTGAATTTGGTCAACCTTAGACCTGAGTCACATGAAGTAGAGTTTGCAGaagatcagaaaaaaacacttcaatcTTCACAGGGAGACAAGAGTTACCTGATCTCTTCTTCTAGAGCAGTTTTGAACAGTTTGAGCAGCAGATATTCCTCTCGCTGGTTGGATGCATAATTGTACAAGGTAAATATCACAGTGTCCATAAATTTTGTTGActtgttttggggcatttggaAGATGAGCTTAGCCAAGTAGGATGGGTTAGTCTGCAAAAAGAAAATCGGTTGTTGCCATGTTTTGAGGTTTTAATAGAATACACAATGATGAGGTTTTAATAGAGTAGTACGCTAAACAATTGTTGTACCTGCAGTAAATAAAAGAGATGTTGGTAGGCCTCTAGTTTTTTCCGTTTTCCTTTATTTAGTCCCTTTATTCCTAGTTTGTCTACTATGGCCAGGTCATCTTTGTTCGTTTCATTTTTCATGTTCTTCATTGTCTTATTATGTGATACAACATCCTTTTGGGGAGAAAGAAAAATGCTCTTGTCAAATACACAATTTCTGCCATACACATTTCAGGCAATCAATTGATTGACTGGAATAGTTATCTTGTAAAAGATTTTGCCTCTTGTCACAGAAACATTTCCTcaacttgcacacacacaagaaAGATTTGGCAACCTGCAGAGTAATCCTGTTCTTGACCAGCAACCCAATCTTGATATCCATCATATTCAAATCTTGTTCCATCTGCTGATTTGAGCGTATTTTTGTGACCACTTCTTCCTTGATCTGCGTCACTTCCTGCTCTTCCTGCAGATCCAAAGCACTTTGTTCCAGCAAGTGGACAAACTTACGCACTACTGATAAGGGAGGGTCCTTTGCGCAGGCTGCATCATTGCACATAAAGGGTTAAAAGAGAAACTAATCAAATCTAGATGACCTAATACATTTAATACAAATGTCAACATAAATGAGCAGACAAGTGATCAAATACTTGACCTCATTTTTGTGCACTTAACTCAAACATCCATTACATAACTGAACTAGGTGGACTTACTCAGAGTTCTGTAATTGCCTCTTGCTTTATTGGCCTTCACGAAAGCTTGGATCGTTACAATGTCCTTCTCCTATGAGCAAGAATAATCAGTAAGACATGTTCAGcataccacaaaaaaattataggAATAAATGAATTTAGTCAAGCGTTACTCACGTGATTTTTAAAGTATTGCAATCGTTCATTGTAGTTACGTTTCGCCTTCCACATTTTAACCATGGACTGAATCTgaaagtaatgataaataatctctccaaatgaatatttttaaaaatattaatggatatatttaaaaatagaaaaataacaatttaccTTAACAACTGAGCTAACATTTTTATGAAGCACTTTTATTCTATCCctgtatatttttctttgtttgtaacCCTTCCAAAAGGCctgtaaattaaaaagaaaaaaagggcagtTATACCTACACATCCAAAaatgaattgcaaaaaaaaaaacagcaatgccTTTTAGTACAACCTGCAGCTTGATGACATGTGGTTCTTGTTGACGCATATACTCCATTCTCTGAGTGTGCCTTTGCCTCACCAGAAAACCTCGTATCCTCGCCTGCAGCAGTGTCACCAAGGACTCGTTGGCCAACCACAACTGTTCCCGATTATATCGTTCCGTGACACCACTGACTGCAATCTAAACGGGATAAACAACCCTTTATATATCAATCACATCGGGGCCTAGGTAGGAGGGGAGCAGAGTACCTGAATCTTCTCTTTATTGAGGTGCCGactgttatttttaaagttttcgGGCTCCTCCCAGGTACTGTCTCCTGTCTCCAGATTATAGTAGTAGGAATATCTTTCATTGATGCAGTGTTTCACCCACAAACTCTCAGCGGCTTCTAAGAGTAAGGGtatagattttgcaaaatgtatttCGTCCCCATTGCATTCATGAGTTGACCTACCTTCAGGTATCATCTTTCTTTGTGCTTGTGCAAGTTCAACCTGGTAGATATCAGCACATTCAGCAAGTATGCCTTTCAAGCCCGCATTTGTTGATTGTAGAGCCTGCAACGTCTTCTGGGAGTCACCCTGTGCCACCAAATCGTTGATGTCAGCTACAGCTTCAGCCACTGTCCAAACAAAGAAGAAATGAGCCaattaattttcaaatttcccacaacattgttcaaagaaaaaaaattgtatggcCTATAAATGAAAGTGCCACActttatttatgaatgaaacTTTAAGCACTCACTTGTGATAGCATCTTCGGTGTTCTGGTTGGCTGTATGTATAGCCTCTTGAATTTGGTCCAGCCACAGTAAAGCAGACTCATCTCCAGAGGTCTGTTTTCAGACAAATAGCATTGCCACATTGTCAGTCATGTACAGTCAAGGTAAGAGCaaaaactattattattgttgtagcCATTGGTTGTGATAGAGGATGCAGGACTACTCTAAAAATGAACCGTTCTTATAATGACAAGACTGCTGTTGTAAATGCTTTACAGTTATCAGATAAATGAACTGATTTGTTGCCACTGATGGTGATAAACAACCAATTTCATTTCACTTATATTTCTGTAAATCGCAGTATTTAATTCAGATTGATGGCAGGAATTATGAATTGCTGTAAGCATGATCAATTCAGTTTGCATCATGTGATTATTCATCCACTGAACAACAATACAGCTTAATTCAGGATGTTAATACTGCACTTAGGATAAACTTCACCTATAGGAGGTAAAAGGGAGACAGTTTGATGTATCTCCTACTCAATGACTCTGTATGTAAACCTTAAAAACAGGAAGAACGCTTATTCCGCCTAACATTTGAGGCTAATTTTAGACAACCCTGGTGAAGGTTAAAGCAAATCCTGACCAGCGGACTAACAGGAAGGAAGTTGTCAGCTCGTTCCTCTAAAAATTCCCACCCAATTCTTCTAGCCAAACTGGTTATACAACAGTTTATTAGACTGTCAATAGAACATTATCAAAACTAAAATCCCCACAATATTCATGAATGTTCATATTAGAACCAGAAAAACTGGAAATGTACTGGTATGCAGATTAATAGGGGAAGAACCATTTCTTGAAACACAATATTCAGTGGTAACATTATATCGCTTAATTGGGTTTTTACAAAATATATCCACATGTACTGAGAATGTAATGACTATTTGGATATCACAGCTTATGATGAACCATGAACTTGTATCCTCCCATCCCAGTGAGTCAAGGGGAAATTACTGACGCAGGCAACTGGGAATTTTGTTTTCAAGGCTAGACAGGAAACGTGCATGCAGAACTGAATAAACAGCCAAGCTTTCCCTGTATTCCATGAGGTGGCCAATCGAGTACACACCGCTGGCAGTCGCAGGACAAGAACGATGCCAATAATTCGACTTTATCGGTGGATACTAGCGATACATAAAGAAATAgcgaaaaaatattaaatgtgtcTATATCTGGCAGGCATGGCAGGCATTTTAACTGGAGTCATCATTTGTCTTATGACAATGCAGACAATCCAAATTGATGGTAAGTGATTTGATTCACTTTttgtattcatattcatttaataatcgtaaaatatttagcattttaatCGGAACCAATAATAGAGGGCAATTGTAAACATTTAACtttgtatatatgtagatgTTGTTTGTTTATGATAAACTAAATACTGAAATTGTGTATCCTAAATTGAATAGAAAATTGCTGAATCTTTGTCTTTATTGCCTGGGAACTGTTTTCTAGAGCTTTTTGTTAACACTGTCATGTTTCCGCCCCATATAGGGAATAGAAACCTGACTACAAACGGTACACAATCTGAAGTCTTTCCAAAATCTTTCAAGGGCAAGAAGTATCAACACAATCTGACAAAGCAGCGGTCAGCCAGTTTCTATCCTAGTGGAGTGCCATGGCTGGAAGTGGACCCAAACGATGCTGCCACAGCCTACACCACAGGGGTCTTAAGCACCTGGATCCTTCCTTTATCCTACATCTTGGCCATGATTGTGGGTATCCCTTCTAATGCCTACATTCTGGCCTTCCTAAGATTGAGACTCCGAGCCAAGTCCTTGTCCACAGTTGTGCTTTATTTAAACTTGGCCTTGTCAGACTTGCTGCTCCTGCTTTCCCTGGCATTACGCGTTCACTACCATTTCAGTGGAAACAACTGGGTGTTTGGGGAACTCTCCTGCCGGCTGATGACCGCCTTGTTTTACGGAAACGTCTACTGCTCAGCGCAGACTATAGCCTGCCTCAGCCTGAAGCGCTACCTGGCAGTGGTTAAGCCTTTCTTGTATAAAAGGATGGCCAAGACGACTCTGGCGGTGTGGGCATGCTTCACTGTCTGGTTCCTATTCGGGGCAGCTATTATACCCGAGTTACTTGTCAGGCAAAGTTACTGGCTTGCTGAGCTGGGGGTCACCACTTGTCACGACGTGCTTCCCCTTGAAGAAAAACCCCACTCACTGTTGGTGCCATATAGACTAATGCTGGTTTGTCTGGGCTTTGTAGTCCCATTTCTACTTTCCATCTATGCACACGTGTCAGTGGTATACCACCTTGGAAAATCCGGGTGTAATTGGAGACCTTTTATAAAGATCAGTACTTTGGTTTTTGTCATCTTTGTGCTGTGTTTTTTGCCCAGCGGGATCCTGCATGTTGCACACTATGCCCGCCTTTTTTCCAATGGGGATGACAAACTTTACGGATACTACAGATTTGCTGTATGTCTCTGCTGCTTCCACAGTTGTTTGGATCCTTTCCTGTGTTTGCTTATTTCAAAATCGGCTGCAACAGAGATACAATTCATCTCCGTCCGCAAAATCCCAGAGGTCGGCTGTTAAGACGTGCGACTGAATGTGTACACAGAAAAGGCACGGCCTTACAAGACCATTGTTAGGGCACAGCAATCTCGGAAACACCTGACATTGGAAAATAAACATGGTAGGCTACAGTCTACACGGCATTGGAACAGGAATTTGCTGCAATACTGTTGacaatgtgaaaataaatggtGTTTACTTAAAGAGCAGAAATATTTCATCGTTGAAagcatacaaaataaaaatgcttcaCAGTTTTAAAGATTCCAAAAGGAGTAATAAAATTGAAAGGAAATTTTGtattgtggaaacaaaattaattggtttgtGTTAGGTTTTGTCCATTATTAGAATTTTTTATGTTAACtgtaatttatgaaaaaaagaaacatgtattttttcatgtgtgcTCACAATAGAATGTAATTGTGTAATTTCAAAACACAGGAAGTACATTTTTCTCTAAAACTcccttttgtcaaaaaatgtctaaaCAAAAGGGATGAGGTTTAATTTTGTCAGGTTGAGAATTGAAGTACCACTGTCAAATCTCACTTGTTCCAAATTAATTGTGCAATCCAAATAATTGGGGTGGGAAAATAACTTTGTTCTGCATGCAGCATGGGTATATATGTACTAATATGATTTTCATATTACCTGACACAGTAGTTGTTTAGTAAAGCGCAAGACCTCATGGTAATGTTTGGCTGTGGCTGGATTCACCCCCGTCAACTTGGCAGTGGGGAGGAGAAGGGCTGCAAGTGTCTGCTGATGTTCACCAGAGATCAATGCCTCATTAATCTCTGCTATTGCTATAATTCCTAGAATAAGGAGGAAAATGTGCAAACATGGGAAATTACTTCATGTAGATAAACTGAATTTGCAGCAAACTACAATGTactaattgtttaaaaaaaaaaaaaaaaagaactgaaaCATGTCTGACGTTCTTACGTTCATGCTCTTCAAGGACCTGAATGTTGACGGAGTCAATACTCTTTTGAACATCATTCCAAGTAAGAAACTCTTGGCCATTAGTAAGAGACTCATTTCGCAGTTTGATTAGGGTTTCTGCATACCTGAGGTAAAGGCCCATTTGGTATCAGAAGACTTTTAACTTAATACGACCTACTATGCTGTGATTTATTGGAAGAAGGGAAGTCAGTTTTACTGTCTTTCACATTTGATATACCTGTTAAGGTTGTCTTGATCCATATTTGTAAAACCCAAAGGCGAATCTGTTAGTTGCTCGATCACAGCCTGGGGATCTTTGGTGTCCAGAACCTCGTTGAGCACAGCTACAGCTGACAGCATTTCCACTGCCACACATAACTCCTCGTGGCTCAGGTCAGACTAAATGCAGATAGATGTTTGCAATGAAGCATATGTCTTGAAATTTGACCACATTAACCCATAGGGGGgataaaaagaatgaatgtgtCAGTGAATCTTCATATGATCTAAAATGCTGATGCCAAGCGTACCCTCCCTCCTTGTAGTTGCAAACTAAAAAGCTCATTCTGGTAGAGATTAGCAGCTGTTGGGTAAACAAGTGGCAGTTGAGCCTCAGGGTCAGCGAGCTCCTCGAAAGTCTCCAGCGCGTCACCGAGACGAATAGCTGTATTGATTGCTGAAACTGCCTCAAGTTCTGAAAGGGAAAACAATCGTATTAAACTCTCAAGTGAGTGGACAGACTTCAGAAAAAGATAACAGGCTTTGTTGGTTGCTTACTTCTTCTTTCAGCCTCTGCAAACTCATTGCAAGAGCTAACAACTCCCTGAATCTCATCCTTTTCCGTCAGAACGGCCTTATCTTCATCCTATAGTAAAGAGGGTGGAATCGGTGGATTAATACCAATATGTCCATTTCTGGAGCTCAAATGTTAGGGAAAATGTGAGTGGAGCTTTTGTTTGAACTGAAACTATTTGTTAGGGGATGAAACCAACAACACAAATAAGGATCACTAACAGGTTGCATAATGGGTTGCCAACACAGACTCAAAATGAGGGTACCTTGCATTTATGCTGGCAATATGTGGTAAAATGTTGCAGGTAGCAGTCATGATTTACATTCTCCACTCCACGCAACGCCAGCGCCGGAAGATTTAGTGCAGCCAAAAGAGATGCTGCATCTTGGGCACAGACTGCATGATTTACCTGTTTTACTCCTGCTTGAACTGGGACAGAAAAACAGACATACTTTTAATGCTAAAAAAAGGTTTAACATCCAAAATCTGGTGATAGAGGAGTATGTTCCTTACTGTTTGCAAAGTCGATACAACTTTGGATCTCCTGCTGTGTCAGCAGCTCCTCATAAACATCTCTTTCCTCCGTACTAAGGGTGGAATACTAGGAAAAGGAcaagaaatgtcatttttcatatAGATCAGCTTggaatttttatttcatcacatTTCAAGTGGATCCCCTTGTATTTGGTTTGCCAAAGGCAATGAAACCAAATGAGAAATAAGTTGCTTTGCAGTGCAAGTGTTAATGTTTGGTGAAGTACGGCTGACACTGCAGCAGCTGGAATGTGCTGGCAGTGCTTATGGAGTGAGTCAGTGAAGGCAACCATTTTCTGGGCCACTATAGTTGATTGTATCAGACACTGAAATTGGAACCATCTGTTTAGACAACAACTTGAAAGTGACGATGATGTATTCCAAAATGCTATCCAAATCAAGTGAgtaatatttggatattaagAATGAGCAAACCATAATAGAGACAAAGGGGTTTATATCAGGGTATGTTACAAACCGTTGTCAACTAGAGGGCATCTGAAGCCCTATTTTGTGATTAAGAGATGTACAAATAAACTTGCAACTTTCACTGTTGTTTTATCaattaaatggaaaacagaGACAAAAAGGTGAAAGCCAATATATTCCTGAAATGGATAAAAACAACACTAGCAATGTGTGGATGTACTTTTTTCTCTGCATCTTAATATGAACAACTATCAACTATCAATTTCTACATCTCACTGCATTATGCATTAATGCTTATGAAAATCATTACATTTGGTATTTATGATTCTTTTGTAATATCAattatggttttaaaaaaaggattgttTAGTTTTGGAGgacagaaaatagaaaaaatgcaataactTTGTATATTATAATTGGGTGAATAtctgtgaaaatacatccagtcaataaatacattaaaaaatgagaaatcaTTCTTACACTACTTGAGGATGTGTCTTGTTTCAGGCTCTTGGCCTGGGTCAACATGTCCTGATAGCATTGCGCCAGAGCTTCCTGGGTGTTCCTCAGCATTGCGTTTGGATTCCTGAGGGCTGCCATCGTTgcaggttcctgacccctgtcaACTGCCTCATTGATGGCAAACACAGCCGCGTGCACTGAAGGCAAGAGCAGTACATTTCAGTGTTTGAATAAAAGATTGTGCTACTAGAACAGTACTAAAAATCTCAACCTTTTGAAACTTAACTTATACATCTACCTTCTACAGTAGGACTTACATGCTGCTTCATCCACTGATAGCTCATTGGCTAGGATTCCTCCAATCTTACTGAAAGCTGGCATTTGAATACCATATTTGTCCAGCTCACTCCTCATGTTACTAATTTCTTCCTCTGGAAAAAAGACAGATGGATCCAAAATGAATGAGAACAGTGCaaaattataatacaatttaaaacaaaaaaagacaggatGAATGTCAACATTCAGGGGAGGAAAAACAAGCAAAGCAAAACTAAAATGTAACAATTGTAGTCATTTTGTACCTGTAAAAGCCACCTTCCCCAATAGGTCCTGGATTTGTGGTGCAATGCCGAGTTTGTACAAGTACAAGCTGAAACAAACAATAGGGTTGCAAGATTAGGACTAAAACTTTAGCGAGCGCCAAAAGCTTATAACAATGTTCAGCGACTAGCAGCAACAATTAATTCGCTGAAagatttgtatatttttccttcttaaaagAGATTATTTCTgtctattttgttttcattcccaCCAATAACGGGCAAACACCACAGGGAGGTAGTATTGACTTAGATTCAAGAAATGCTATGCAGCCATCCACTCAGCTTGTTCTCCAGTCGAATGGTCAATTAATTCCACAGGTAGGCGAGTGGAAACTTCATCaaactttaattgtttttttgtcggtACCTGATATGTCATGAtgaattatagatacttaaagTTAGTCTAACATTAGAGAGAGCAACAAGAATAGCAGCCCAAGGCCGACCGATTTTCTGTACTTTGGTCAGAGTGTGTGCAAACATGAACTGGCCTCTGCCCTTACCACATGGACACCGTTTCATctgtatacacaaacacagaaaCAGCTGAAACGCATTAATGAGTGGGGGGCTTTTGACACAATCAGCTGATCAATAGCCTGGAGCAACCGGTTTTAAAAGATGAGTCAATCTTTTTGCATTTCCTTTTGCAATAAATCGATGTTCTCTGACATCATCTAATCAGTTTTAAGCAACTTCTGTCCAAactacttaatttttttgttatatgacATTTTCCAATCACACTTGTATGTACACAGAACATCTGCTGTGTTGACTCCATGAAAGCACAATTGAGCACAGGGACGCGAGGAGGCCTTGTGGGACTCCTGCTGGAGTTGCAGGAAGGAAGAAGTCAAGTGTGCGTGAATTGGGAAGGAAAGCAATTCTCAAAGGCCTTGACAGAAAACtacaatagagaaaaaaaatccaagcaaTTTACGGAATGTCTCCTGAAATGTATCTTGTTGTCAGGCAGATGAAATTTCAGTTAGACAAAATCTTAGAATAATTTATGGAAAATTCATCTAACTTCTTATGTTAAAACATGAGTGGTTCTCTGGTGCAAACACAACATAtgtgaaattaaattttaaattgtcaaataattaataataaactTTACCTGAGTGCATGTATGCAGTATACCACTTTGGGCATATTTTTACGGTCATACACATCTGTTGTTTCCGGGTAGAATATCTgaagggaaaaagaaaacaaaactatttATACAAATGTTTCAATTATCTGCTCTAACCAATCACAGGGGCAAATGCTCAGaaatattattcattaattgTTTAGCTTTATGCTACTAAATGCCAAAGTTAT
It includes:
- the LOC144195421 gene encoding proteinase-activated receptor 3-like gives rise to the protein MCLYLAGMAGILTGVIICLMTMQTIQIDGNRNLTTNGTQSEVFPKSFKGKKYQHNLTKQRSASFYPSGVPWLEVDPNDAATAYTTGVLSTWILPLSYILAMIVGIPSNAYILAFLRLRLRAKSLSTVVLYLNLALSDLLLLLSLALRVHYHFSGNNWVFGELSCRLMTALFYGNVYCSAQTIACLSLKRYLAVVKPFLYKRMAKTTLAVWACFTVWFLFGAAIIPELLVRQSYWLAELGVTTCHDVLPLEEKPHSLLVPYRLMLVCLGFVVPFLLSIYAHVSVVYHLGKSGCNWRPFIKISTLVFVIFVLCFLPSGILHVAHYARLFSNGDDKLYGYYRFAVCLCCFHSCLDPFLCLLISKSAATEIQFISVRKIPEVGC